A single region of the Thermococcus paralvinellae genome encodes:
- the hisS gene encoding histidine--tRNA ligase has protein sequence MVKERIERVKGTRDLLPEDMAKRRWVFERIREVFEVYGFKEILTPTFEYTKLFQLRSGEEVVKQLYAFKDKGGRDISLRPDLTSSVARLFVNKFQNAPKPVKWYYITNMFRYEEPQSGRLREFWQAGVELIGSANIEADAEVIALMIESYLATDLKEFTVNIGDRVLLDEFAKMLGVEDDIGLMRLIDKKDKMSREDFIASLKDFGLSDDAIDKVLFLIELKGKPDEILPKAYELFKSDKAKEELKKIEELFELLKAYGVYDYALIDFGIARGFDYYTSIVFEAIAPNELGIGSIGGGGRYDNLIEVFGGKPTPATGFAIGIERLIPILESKGLLPSFRLSPDVFVIYIGKEFEVRAKAIEITQALRKAGIKAEYDLQGRKLRKALEYADKLEIPVVIILGKRDLAEGKVTIRDMATGEQKSVAIEKIVEEVKEMLG, from the coding sequence ATGGTAAAGGAGAGAATTGAGAGGGTAAAAGGAACGAGAGATTTGCTTCCAGAGGACATGGCTAAAAGGAGATGGGTGTTTGAGAGAATAAGAGAGGTCTTTGAGGTTTATGGCTTTAAAGAAATCCTCACCCCAACCTTTGAGTACACCAAACTCTTTCAGCTTAGGAGCGGAGAGGAAGTTGTGAAGCAGCTCTATGCATTTAAGGACAAAGGTGGAAGAGACATCTCTTTGAGACCTGATCTGACCTCAAGCGTAGCTCGCTTATTTGTTAATAAATTCCAGAATGCTCCAAAGCCTGTGAAGTGGTACTACATAACTAACATGTTTCGCTATGAAGAACCTCAAAGCGGCCGCTTGAGGGAGTTCTGGCAGGCTGGCGTTGAGCTGATAGGTTCAGCGAACATCGAGGCTGATGCCGAGGTAATAGCCCTAATGATTGAGAGCTATCTTGCAACAGATCTTAAGGAGTTCACCGTTAATATAGGTGATAGAGTTCTTTTAGATGAGTTTGCTAAAATGTTAGGCGTTGAAGATGATATTGGCTTAATGCGCTTGATTGATAAGAAAGACAAGATGAGCAGAGAAGATTTTATTGCTTCACTCAAGGACTTTGGACTGAGCGATGATGCTATTGACAAAGTTCTCTTTTTGATTGAGCTTAAAGGAAAGCCTGACGAGATTTTGCCAAAGGCTTATGAGCTTTTCAAGAGTGATAAGGCTAAAGAAGAGCTTAAAAAGATTGAGGAGTTATTTGAACTCCTAAAGGCTTATGGTGTTTATGATTACGCTTTAATTGACTTTGGAATCGCAAGAGGCTTTGACTATTACACGAGCATTGTATTTGAAGCGATAGCTCCTAACGAGCTGGGAATAGGTTCCATCGGGGGCGGTGGGAGGTATGACAACTTAATAGAGGTCTTCGGTGGAAAACCAACACCAGCCACAGGATTCGCTATTGGAATTGAAAGGTTGATCCCAATCTTAGAAAGCAAAGGTCTTTTGCCCAGCTTTAGGTTAAGCCCAGATGTCTTTGTGATTTATATTGGAAAGGAGTTTGAAGTCAGGGCTAAGGCGATAGAGATAACCCAAGCCCTTAGGAAAGCTGGAATAAAAGCGGAGTATGATCTGCAGGGCAGAAAGCTGAGGAAAGCTTTGGAGTATGCTGATAAGCTTGAAATACCCGTTGTTATAATACTTGGAAAGAGGGATTTGGCTGAAGGAAAAGTCACGATTAGGGATATGGCAACTGGAGAACAGAAGAGCGTTGCAATTGAAAAGATAGTTGAGGAAGTTAAGGAAATGCTTGGGTGA
- a CDS encoding MarC family protein, with translation MIGEILSASLLMLIMIDPSDKILLVSLLREDFHIEDIKQLIIRANLIGFILLIIFAVAGKIILQDIFHIDLNALKIAGGFVLFKIGLEALEGGGMVTLKKEKNILALAAVPVATPLIAGPAAITTAITLTAEYGIKISASAISIAILLTALLMFVTLYMIQNINKTTLGVFIRIIGLFTMAIGAQMMVEGVGGIFLRLLQSSTA, from the coding sequence ATGATTGGAGAAATCCTTAGCGCTTCACTGCTGATGCTAATCATGATTGATCCGAGCGATAAGATACTCTTGGTTAGCTTACTTAGGGAGGACTTTCATATAGAAGACATAAAGCAGCTCATCATTAGAGCAAACTTAATCGGTTTTATCCTGCTCATAATCTTTGCCGTAGCTGGTAAAATAATTCTGCAGGATATTTTTCACATTGATTTGAATGCCTTGAAGATTGCTGGAGGATTTGTTCTGTTTAAAATAGGTCTTGAGGCACTGGAAGGCGGTGGTATGGTAACGCTCAAGAAGGAGAAGAACATCTTAGCCTTGGCTGCCGTTCCGGTTGCAACTCCTCTTATAGCAGGACCTGCTGCAATAACAACTGCAATTACCCTGACAGCTGAGTATGGGATAAAGATCTCTGCCTCGGCTATCTCAATAGCGATTTTGCTAACTGCTCTGCTGATGTTTGTAACGCTCTACATGATTCAGAACATCAATAAAACGACCTTGGGTGTTTTCATTAGGATAATAGGTCTCTTTACGATGGCAATTGGTGCACAAATGATGGTTGAAGGCGTTGGTGGGATTTTCCTCAGACTGCTTCAAAGCTCAACTGCCTGA
- a CDS encoding METTL5 family protein, which yields MKKKHLAMILSKLRGFENPKSELEQYRTPGNVAAELLWLAYSLDDVEDKVIADLGAGTGVLSIGACLLGAEKVYAVEIDENALRIAEENVKALGVETCVELILSDVSFFDKRVNTVIMNPPFGSQNPKADRPFLLKAFEISKVIYSIHLAKPEVRKFIEAFVRDNGFIITHRLTVDFEIPAQFFFHRKRLERIKVDIYRFERAQPTER from the coding sequence ATGAAGAAGAAACATCTCGCAATGATTCTATCAAAACTCAGGGGGTTTGAAAATCCTAAATCAGAGCTGGAGCAGTATAGAACACCTGGAAATGTTGCAGCTGAGCTTTTATGGTTAGCTTATTCTTTGGACGACGTTGAAGACAAAGTTATAGCTGATTTAGGCGCTGGCACTGGAGTTTTAAGTATAGGGGCTTGTCTCCTAGGTGCAGAAAAGGTCTATGCTGTTGAGATAGATGAGAATGCTTTGAGAATAGCAGAAGAAAATGTAAAGGCTTTGGGTGTAGAAACCTGTGTTGAGCTAATTTTGTCCGATGTGAGCTTTTTTGATAAGCGGGTTAATACTGTCATTATGAATCCACCATTTGGCTCTCAAAATCCAAAAGCAGACAGACCTTTTCTCCTCAAGGCTTTTGAGATAAGTAAAGTTATTTACTCAATACATCTGGCAAAGCCTGAAGTTAGGAAATTCATTGAGGCTTTTGTGAGGGATAATGGCTTTATAATAACACACCGACTAACAGTTGACTTTGAAATTCCGGCTCAGTTCTTCTTTCATCGAAAGAGGTTGGAGAGGATAAAGGTTGACATATACCGTTTTGAGAGGGCTCAGCCAACCGAGCGCTAA
- a CDS encoding acetyl ornithine aminotransferase family protein, with amino-acid sequence MTFNEFPKIVVKPPGPKAKELIEREKKVISSGLGVKLFPVVPERGHGALIEDVDGNVFIDFLAGAAAASTGYAHPKLVNEVQEQVAKIQHSMIGYTYSKRAIEVAEILAEKAPIENPKILFGLSGSDAMDLTMKVARFATRKPWFIAFIGAYHGQTYGATSIAAFQSSQKRGFSPLVPNVVWIPYPNPYRNIWGINGYEEPDELINHFLDYLENYVLAHVVPPDEVAVLIAEPIQGDAGIVVPPENFFKELKKVLDEHGILLAMDEVQTGIGRTGKWFATEWFKIKPDFISFGKGVASGMGLSGVIGKAELMDMTSGSALLTPAANPVISAAAYATLKIIEEEKVIENAQKVGAFIMKRLKEMQEKYDVIGDVRGKGLMIGVEIVKPDDKPDPELTGKICWRAFELGLILPSYGMFGNVIRITPPLVITEGVAEKGLEIMEQALKDALAGKVTHKVVTWH; translated from the coding sequence ATGACTTTTAATGAATTTCCAAAGATAGTTGTTAAACCTCCGGGACCAAAGGCAAAAGAGCTGATTGAGAGGGAAAAGAAGGTTATCTCTTCTGGCCTCGGTGTTAAACTTTTTCCCGTTGTACCAGAGAGAGGACATGGAGCATTAATAGAGGATGTTGATGGGAATGTTTTCATTGACTTCTTAGCTGGAGCCGCTGCAGCTTCAACAGGCTATGCTCATCCCAAGCTTGTAAATGAAGTTCAAGAGCAGGTAGCAAAGATTCAGCACTCCATGATAGGCTATACTTACAGCAAAAGAGCTATTGAAGTTGCCGAAATTTTAGCAGAAAAAGCTCCAATTGAAAATCCAAAGATACTCTTTGGCCTGAGCGGGAGTGACGCAATGGATTTGACTATGAAGGTTGCCCGCTTTGCCACAAGGAAGCCATGGTTCATAGCATTCATTGGAGCTTATCATGGGCAAACTTATGGAGCCACATCAATAGCCGCATTCCAGAGCTCCCAGAAGAGGGGATTCTCACCTCTAGTACCTAATGTCGTGTGGATTCCATATCCCAATCCATATCGTAACATTTGGGGAATTAATGGGTATGAAGAGCCCGATGAACTAATAAACCACTTTTTGGATTATCTTGAGAACTACGTTTTAGCCCATGTAGTTCCTCCAGATGAAGTTGCTGTTCTAATAGCGGAGCCAATTCAAGGCGATGCCGGGATAGTTGTTCCACCGGAGAACTTTTTCAAAGAGCTGAAGAAAGTTTTAGATGAACACGGCATTCTCTTGGCGATGGATGAAGTTCAAACGGGCATCGGAAGGACTGGAAAATGGTTTGCAACAGAGTGGTTTAAGATAAAGCCTGACTTCATTTCCTTTGGAAAGGGAGTTGCCAGTGGAATGGGGCTGAGCGGAGTTATAGGGAAGGCTGAGCTAATGGATATGACAAGCGGTTCTGCTTTGCTCACACCAGCAGCAAATCCAGTGATTTCAGCGGCAGCCTATGCTACGTTGAAAATAATTGAGGAAGAAAAGGTTATTGAGAACGCTCAAAAGGTTGGAGCATTCATAATGAAACGCTTAAAAGAGATGCAGGAAAAGTATGATGTTATTGGCGACGTTAGAGGAAAAGGACTGATGATTGGCGTTGAAATCGTTAAGCCAGATGACAAACCAGACCCGGAGCTAACTGGGAAGATATGCTGGAGAGCCTTTGAACTCGGCTTAATTCTGCCGAGCTATGGAATGTTTGGAAATGTCATCAGAATTACACCTCCACTAGTTATAACCGAAGGAGTAGCAGAGAAAGGATTAGAGATTATGGAGCAAGCTTTGAAAGATGCATTGGCCGGAAAAGTTACTCACAAAGTTGTTACTTGGCACTGA
- a CDS encoding phospholipase D-like domain-containing protein, with amino-acid sequence MRKTALLLIFIIFSAGCLGGQKYTSTTVTETVKETVTETTTKTVRETTTETETKTMTETFTPIEKLKQLNSTIKELNQTVVRLNQSLTSCLSILSSQNETIIEQKEKINQLESAYLSCLLQKSTQQNSEFRVLFGREYYYEVLKTIEEANESIYIAMFLMKYDAGDSFDWANDLSRALVRAKKRGLNIYVVLENSVEINQAAYSYLRTNGIKVRFDSPDRTLHAKIVVIDGKVAFIGSHNWSESGLYWNNEVSVEIKSKEVAQEVISYIMSIQ; translated from the coding sequence ATGAGAAAGACTGCATTGTTGCTGATTTTTATCATCTTTTCAGCTGGGTGTTTGGGAGGACAAAAATATACAAGCACAACGGTTACAGAGACTGTTAAAGAAACCGTGACCGAAACTACAACCAAAACTGTAAGAGAAACAACAACTGAGACAGAGACAAAAACTATGACCGAGACCTTCACACCTATTGAAAAACTCAAACAGCTTAATTCTACTATAAAAGAGTTGAATCAAACTGTTGTTCGGTTGAATCAAAGCTTAACTTCTTGCCTCTCAATATTAAGCTCCCAAAACGAGACAATAATAGAGCAGAAGGAAAAGATAAACCAGCTTGAAAGTGCTTATTTATCCTGTTTGCTTCAGAAAAGCACACAACAAAACTCTGAGTTTAGAGTGCTTTTTGGCAGAGAATATTATTACGAGGTCTTGAAGACAATAGAGGAAGCAAACGAAAGCATATACATAGCTATGTTCCTCATGAAATACGATGCAGGCGACTCCTTTGACTGGGCTAATGACTTAAGTAGGGCATTGGTTAGGGCAAAGAAGAGAGGACTTAACATTTATGTTGTTTTAGAAAATTCCGTTGAGATTAATCAAGCTGCTTACAGCTATTTAAGAACTAATGGCATTAAAGTTCGCTTTGATTCTCCAGACAGAACTCTTCACGCAAAGATTGTCGTCATTGATGGAAAAGTTGCATTCATTGGAAGCCATAACTGGAGCGAGAGCGGTCTTTACTGGAATAATGAAGTCAGCGTTGAGATCAAATCCAAAGAAGTTGCTCAAGAAGTGATAAGCTACATAATGAGCATCCAATAA